In one window of Chryseobacterium viscerum DNA:
- a CDS encoding AraC family transcriptional regulator, producing the protein MVTYENLHDTLSFYSIDCRQSYYISSGKPIFEFPKAPFRMDYYALCICTAGEINIEIDRQKYKVDANSFLMAAPSTIVKFGKTSNNFTMKLLFFDKNFLIKNISNPFIIEKMNLFSKGSYSIVKTTSKNSSLLQNILDDLDKKSKKQGKFTEEIIRTIIFHLLLETAEIMEQENSTNPGKEDGKKDLYLKFSKLIRENITRERTVQFYADQLYVSNKYLIEIIKKASGKTPHEVIDEALLKEAYVMLGNPDMTISEVAFELQFNSASAFGRFFKKHTALSPSEYRIKENIQS; encoded by the coding sequence ATGGTAACCTACGAAAATTTACATGATACACTTTCCTTTTACAGTATTGACTGCCGGCAATCCTACTATATTTCCTCCGGAAAACCCATTTTCGAATTTCCCAAAGCTCCTTTCAGAATGGATTATTATGCTCTGTGCATTTGTACTGCAGGAGAAATCAACATTGAGATAGACCGCCAGAAATATAAAGTGGATGCCAACAGTTTTCTCATGGCTGCTCCTTCTACAATTGTAAAGTTTGGAAAGACCAGTAATAACTTCACAATGAAACTGCTGTTCTTCGACAAAAATTTTCTGATTAAAAATATTTCCAATCCCTTTATCATTGAAAAAATGAACCTTTTCTCCAAAGGTTCATACAGTATCGTAAAAACCACTTCAAAAAATTCTTCTTTACTCCAAAATATTTTGGATGATCTTGATAAAAAATCTAAAAAGCAGGGAAAGTTTACAGAAGAGATTATCCGTACCATTATTTTCCATCTGCTGCTGGAAACCGCTGAGATTATGGAACAGGAAAACTCTACAAATCCGGGAAAAGAAGATGGAAAAAAAGATCTTTATCTGAAATTCAGCAAACTGATCAGGGAAAATATTACCCGGGAGCGAACGGTTCAGTTTTATGCGGATCAACTGTATGTTTCCAATAAATATCTTATCGAAATCATTAAAAAAGCAAGTGGAAAAACACCTCACGAGGTTATTGACGAAGCTTTGCTGAAGGAAGCTTATGTGATGCTTGGAAATCCTGACATGACGATTTCTGAGGTTGCATTTGAACTTCAGTTTAATTCCGCATCAGCATTCGGACGTTTTTTCAAAAAACATACTGCGCTTTCTCCTTCGGAATACAGAATTAAAGAAAATATTCAGTCATGA
- a CDS encoding YpdA family putative bacillithiol disulfide reductase, with amino-acid sequence MKMLDILIIGAGPIGLNCALEAQKNNLSHLIIEKGTIVNSLYNYPLYMRFFSTAEKLEIDEIPFISTAPKPGRQEALEYYQGIARQKKLNINLYEKVLNVSKNNEIFEISTSKANYLAKNVVIATGFYDIPNLMNIPGENLPKVKHYYTEPYPYAKQKIVVVGSSNSAVDAALETYRKGAEVTMIIRHSEISKSVKYWVKPDIENRIAEGSIKAYFNAEMIEIKDNTIIFKDENEEIHEIDNDFVLAMTGYLPDFDFLRNSGIELNGDCLNPFYNLETMETNIPNLYLAGVVCGGKDTHLWFIENSRIHANMIISTILSKS; translated from the coding sequence ATGAAAATGTTGGATATTCTCATTATCGGAGCCGGGCCAATCGGTTTGAACTGTGCCCTTGAAGCTCAAAAAAATAATCTTAGCCATCTCATCATAGAAAAAGGAACCATTGTCAACTCTCTGTACAATTATCCTTTATATATGCGTTTTTTCTCCACTGCGGAAAAACTCGAGATTGATGAAATTCCATTTATTTCAACTGCTCCCAAACCAGGAAGACAGGAAGCATTAGAATATTACCAGGGAATTGCCAGACAAAAAAAGCTTAACATTAATCTGTATGAAAAAGTGCTGAATGTTTCGAAAAATAATGAAATATTTGAGATCAGTACTTCCAAAGCAAACTATCTGGCTAAAAATGTAGTGATTGCTACCGGATTCTATGATATCCCCAACCTCATGAATATTCCCGGTGAAAATCTTCCAAAGGTCAAGCATTACTATACTGAACCTTATCCTTATGCAAAACAGAAAATTGTAGTTGTAGGATCAAGTAATTCTGCGGTAGATGCGGCCCTGGAAACCTATAGAAAAGGTGCTGAAGTAACCATGATTATTCGTCATTCTGAAATTTCCAAAAGTGTAAAATACTGGGTAAAACCGGATATAGAAAACAGAATTGCAGAAGGCAGTATTAAAGCTTATTTTAATGCAGAAATGATCGAAATTAAAGACAATACCATTATTTTCAAAGATGAAAACGAAGAAATTCACGAAATCGACAATGATTTTGTTCTGGCCATGACAGGTTATCTTCCTGATTTTGATTTTCTGAGAAATTCAGGTATTGAACTCAACGGTGACTGCCTGAATCCATTTTATAACCTTGAAACTATGGAAACCAATATTCCCAACCTCTATCTTGCAGGAGTTGTATGCGGCGGAAAAGATACTCACCTCTGGTTCATTGAAAACTCAAGAATTCATGCGAATATGATCATTAGCACAATTCTTTCCAAATCTTAA
- a CDS encoding MFS transporter produces the protein MLALVMLINRAGSMVLPFLGVYMTNHLHFSIENSGIVLSFFGIGSVIGSWLGGMITDKIGEYRVQSLSLLLSVPLFCLIPLFTTEAGLAGIILAQSIVSETFRPANSVAITKYAKPENITRAFSLNRMAVNLGFSIGPALGGILSAISYEFLFFSNALAALLAGLMYIWFFKDRARLAKQQAKKVKETIVIKKESSPYRDGKFLMYCVFCMLFSICFFQLFSTLTIFYKDTAHMSQQNIGYILGYSGFLIVLLEMGLVQIAEKYFTLAFTMLIGTFLCGVSYAMLAFDYSMVTLVLSMTLLCVGEIWTLPFMSTITALRSGENNKGAYMGLNGMSFSIAFIITPYIGTLIAEKLGFNTLWIGTGVLAVAIAIGFYFIIPWMLKNKNKVEDELI, from the coding sequence ATGCTGGCGTTGGTAATGCTCATCAACAGGGCTGGTTCTATGGTACTTCCGTTTTTGGGAGTTTATATGACCAATCATTTACATTTCAGTATTGAAAATTCAGGAATTGTTCTGAGCTTTTTTGGAATAGGTTCCGTCATTGGTTCGTGGCTGGGAGGAATGATTACGGATAAAATTGGCGAATACAGGGTACAGAGTCTTAGTTTACTCCTCAGCGTTCCTTTATTTTGTTTAATTCCGCTTTTTACAACCGAAGCTGGTTTGGCTGGGATTATTTTAGCTCAGAGTATTGTAAGTGAAACATTTCGTCCGGCAAACTCGGTGGCTATTACAAAATATGCGAAACCAGAAAATATTACCCGGGCTTTTTCACTGAACCGTATGGCTGTAAATCTTGGATTTTCTATCGGGCCTGCATTAGGAGGTATTTTATCTGCTATTTCTTATGAATTTCTGTTTTTCAGTAATGCACTGGCTGCTTTGCTGGCTGGGCTTATGTATATCTGGTTCTTTAAAGACCGCGCAAGATTGGCCAAACAACAGGCGAAAAAGGTAAAAGAAACAATTGTCATTAAAAAAGAAAGCTCTCCATACCGGGACGGTAAATTTTTGATGTACTGCGTGTTCTGTATGTTGTTTTCAATATGTTTCTTCCAGTTATTCAGTACGCTGACAATATTTTATAAAGATACCGCACATATGAGTCAGCAAAACATCGGTTATATTCTTGGATACAGCGGTTTTCTGATTGTATTGCTGGAAATGGGACTGGTACAGATTGCTGAGAAGTATTTTACGTTAGCTTTTACCATGCTTATCGGAACTTTCCTGTGTGGAGTTTCTTATGCAATGCTGGCTTTCGATTATAGTATGGTTACCCTTGTTCTGTCTATGACATTACTTTGTGTGGGAGAAATATGGACACTTCCTTTTATGTCAACCATTACAGCATTACGTTCAGGAGAGAACAATAAAGGTGCTTATATGGGATTGAACGGAATGTCATTTTCCATTGCATTCATCATTACACCTTACATAGGAACACTGATTGCAGAGAAATTAGGCTTTAACACATTATGGATTGGAACAGGAGTACTGGCTGTTGCTATTGCTATCGGTTTTTACTTTATCATTCCATGGATGCTTAAGAATAAGAATAAAGTTGAAGATGAATTAATATAG
- a CDS encoding GIY-YIG nuclease family protein gives MKTLGTHNYYVYILTNKTKTVLYTGVTNDLKNRLYWHKNPEAIEKNFTSKYKCFYLIYFEHFSDIETAINREKQIKGWTRQKKENLIKEFNPDWKFLNEDIE, from the coding sequence ATGAAAACATTAGGTACTCATAATTACTATGTCTATATACTGACTAATAAAACAAAGACAGTATTGTATACAGGAGTCACCAACGATTTGAAAAACAGACTATACTGGCATAAAAATCCAGAGGCTATTGAAAAGAATTTCACCTCAAAATACAAATGTTTTTACTTAATATATTTTGAACATTTTAGTGACATTGAGACAGCAATAAATAGAGAGAAACAAATAAAAGGCTGGACCAGACAAAAGAAAGAAAACTTAATTAAAGAATTCAATCCAGATTGGAAATTTCTCAATGAAGATATAGAGTGA
- a CDS encoding YfhO family protein, whose amino-acid sequence MAKNKNFIYIAASLVVFIVLAFLYSTPVFTGKQLFQHDIVQYRGGAKELLDYRANTGNETYWSDSMFGGMPTYQMGSQFKGDIIKKIDSNLNFLPRPVNYLFLLFAGFFLLGMVVVRNWKYALLGATFFGLSTYFYIIIAAGHNGKVNTIEYFAPLLAGILLVYIRKQYIWGFIVTTLFMGLQIAANHPQMTYYLFLALGFLFLSELIRAIQKKTPMKHFLISSGIIAASCIIGVGMNSQRIMANSEYVKETVRGKQILNNDSHTSGKSGMDKESMLMWSYGQLETLNLFIPRLMGGGSQEPEGKEMMNKVQELVQENVGSQAEMDRISKGFSGMTYWGDQPGTSGPAYQGAIVCFLALLGFFFARKKYRYWILGASILTILLAWGSNFMPLSDFFIDYVPFYNKFRAPSSILVVVELLFPLIAILGLYRFFTDEELTEEYKQKILMYVGGGTLGFLLILLIFGKSLLGFSTESEKTYFPPFLLDYLVDERYKLFRIDAIKAFIYVAITAAALFLTLKKKLNQNIALVVIGVVSLFDLWTVNKRYLNDENYVDKIFAENPFQTESSDLLAEKVQGNPNLESILSNVNINKTLETIADKDKTHYRIYNQTLGVTSETNTSYFKASIGGYHAVKLRRYDDVLNEYINSVDSVKTPNVLNLLNAKYMVFGGPEQPQVVPNPKANGNAWFVSDLKFVDTPNQEIKSIGTIDNKKTAVIASSDKSYFDNKPVQADPTAFINLTKYQPNELEFKSQSKTPQLAVFSEVYYPHGWKVLVDEKEVPYIKADYLLRAVHVPAGNHHIRMVFEPEVIEKGKWVSLLSFGLFILLSAFGIFWINKNKKKEIVAEQKA is encoded by the coding sequence ATGGCAAAAAATAAAAACTTCATTTATATTGCAGCTTCATTAGTAGTATTTATAGTTTTAGCATTTTTATATTCTACTCCTGTATTTACAGGTAAACAGCTTTTCCAGCACGATATTGTGCAATATAGAGGAGGAGCAAAAGAACTGCTCGACTATAGAGCGAATACCGGAAATGAGACCTACTGGAGTGACTCCATGTTTGGGGGAATGCCGACTTATCAGATGGGAAGCCAGTTCAAAGGTGACATCATCAAAAAAATCGACAGCAATCTGAATTTCCTGCCAAGGCCGGTTAATTATCTCTTCCTGCTGTTTGCAGGTTTTTTCCTTTTGGGAATGGTTGTAGTCAGAAACTGGAAGTATGCGCTTTTAGGGGCTACTTTCTTTGGACTTTCAACCTATTTTTATATCATTATTGCAGCCGGACATAACGGTAAAGTAAATACCATTGAATATTTTGCACCGCTGCTAGCCGGAATTTTACTCGTTTATATTAGAAAACAATACATCTGGGGGTTCATTGTTACTACCCTTTTTATGGGACTGCAGATTGCAGCCAATCACCCACAGATGACGTATTATCTGTTCCTTGCACTAGGATTCTTATTCCTGTCTGAACTCATCAGAGCCATTCAGAAAAAGACACCGATGAAGCATTTTCTTATTTCATCAGGAATTATTGCAGCATCATGTATTATCGGAGTTGGAATGAATTCACAAAGAATCATGGCCAACTCGGAATATGTAAAAGAAACAGTTCGTGGAAAGCAGATCTTAAATAATGACAGCCACACTTCAGGAAAATCCGGAATGGATAAAGAAAGTATGCTGATGTGGAGCTATGGACAACTTGAAACTTTAAACCTATTTATCCCAAGATTGATGGGTGGAGGAAGCCAGGAGCCGGAAGGAAAAGAAATGATGAATAAAGTTCAGGAACTGGTTCAGGAAAATGTAGGTTCACAGGCTGAAATGGACAGAATTTCAAAAGGTTTCAGCGGAATGACGTACTGGGGAGATCAGCCGGGAACTTCAGGACCTGCTTATCAGGGAGCCATTGTGTGTTTCCTTGCTTTATTAGGGTTTTTCTTTGCCAGAAAAAAATACCGTTACTGGATTTTAGGGGCTTCTATCTTGACTATTTTACTGGCTTGGGGAAGTAACTTTATGCCGTTATCTGATTTCTTTATTGATTATGTTCCGTTCTATAATAAATTCAGAGCACCTTCTTCAATCCTGGTGGTTGTAGAATTATTATTCCCTTTAATTGCCATTCTGGGGTTATACAGATTCTTCACAGATGAAGAACTTACTGAAGAATATAAGCAGAAAATTCTTATGTATGTTGGAGGTGGAACTTTAGGATTTTTATTGATCCTCTTGATCTTCGGAAAATCACTGCTAGGTTTTTCAACAGAAAGCGAAAAGACTTATTTTCCTCCTTTCCTGCTTGATTATCTTGTAGATGAAAGATATAAACTATTCAGAATAGACGCTATAAAAGCATTCATTTATGTAGCCATTACTGCGGCAGCATTATTCTTAACTTTAAAGAAAAAGCTTAATCAGAATATTGCTTTGGTAGTAATTGGAGTGGTAAGTTTATTTGATCTTTGGACCGTAAACAAACGTTACTTAAATGATGAAAACTATGTAGATAAAATCTTTGCTGAAAATCCTTTCCAGACAGAAAGTTCAGACCTGCTGGCTGAAAAAGTTCAGGGAAATCCGAATCTGGAATCTATTTTATCCAATGTGAACATCAACAAAACATTGGAAACTATTGCCGACAAAGACAAAACGCACTACAGAATTTACAACCAGACTTTAGGAGTAACAAGTGAGACCAATACCTCTTATTTTAAAGCTTCAATTGGTGGTTACCACGCTGTAAAACTAAGAAGATATGATGATGTTCTGAATGAATACATCAATAGTGTAGACAGTGTAAAAACTCCTAATGTATTAAACTTATTAAATGCCAAATACATGGTTTTCGGAGGACCTGAGCAGCCACAGGTTGTTCCTAATCCAAAAGCCAACGGAAATGCATGGTTTGTAAGTGATTTAAAGTTTGTAGATACTCCTAATCAGGAAATAAAATCCATCGGAACTATCGACAACAAAAAAACAGCAGTTATTGCTTCATCTGATAAATCATATTTTGACAACAAACCAGTTCAGGCAGATCCTACAGCATTTATCAATCTTACAAAATACCAGCCTAACGAACTTGAATTTAAATCTCAGTCGAAAACGCCTCAATTGGCAGTATTCTCTGAAGTATATTATCCTCACGGATGGAAAGTCCTGGTGGATGAGAAAGAAGTTCCTTATATCAAAGCAGATTACTTGCTTCGTGCAGTACATGTTCCGGCAGGAAATCACCATATCAGAATGGTTTTTGAACCTGAAGTAATAGAAAAAGGAAAATGGGTTTCTCTGCTGTCATTCGGATTATTTATTTTATTGTCCGCATTTGGGATTTTCTGGATCAACAAAAACAAGAAAAAAGAAATTGTAGCTGAACAAAAAGCTTAA
- a CDS encoding oleate hydratase: MSTINSKFDKVLNASDQFGNVNHEPDSSKEVQINTPEKTMPFSDQIGNYQRNKGIPLQSYENSKIYIVGSGIAGMSAAYYFIRDGRVPGKNIIFLDQLNIEGGSLDGAGNAKDGYIIRGGREMDMTYENLWDMFQDIPALELPAPYSVLDEYRLINDNDPNYSKARLIHNQGQIQDFSKFGLEKKDQLAIVKLLLKKKEELDDLTIEDYFAESFLNSNFWFFWRSMFAFENWHSLLELKLYMHRFLHAIDGMKDFSCLVFPKYNQYDTYVTPLKNFLIEKGVQIQFNTLVKDLDIHINTEGKTVEGIITEQNGEEVRIPIGKNDYVIVTTGSMTESTFYGDNNTVPEVTIDNSSSGQSAGWKLWKNLAAKSEVFGKPEKFCSHIEKSSWESATLTCRPSAFTEKLKELCVNDPYSGRTATGGIITITDSNWVMSFTCNRQPHFPTQPDDILVVWVYALLMDKEGNYIKKPMPQCTGNEILAELCYHLGMTDQLDNVIENTIVRTAFMPYITSMFMPRAQGDRPRVVPEGCTNLGLVGQFVETNNDVVFTMESSVRTARIAVYNLLNLNKQVPDINPLQYDIRHLLKATQALNDYKPFLGEGILRKILKGTYFEHILVNRPEEKEEHESFLMEQVGRFQEWVKGVKG; this comes from the coding sequence ATGAGTACGATCAATTCAAAATTCGACAAAGTTTTAAATGCCTCTGACCAGTTTGGGAACGTAAACCACGAACCGGATTCAAGTAAAGAAGTTCAGATTAACACTCCTGAAAAAACGATGCCTTTCTCCGACCAGATCGGAAACTATCAACGTAATAAAGGTATCCCTTTGCAGTCTTACGAAAACAGCAAAATTTATATTGTAGGAAGCGGAATTGCAGGTATGTCTGCCGCTTATTATTTTATCCGTGATGGCCGTGTACCAGGCAAAAATATTATTTTCCTTGATCAATTGAATATTGAAGGCGGATCTCTGGACGGAGCAGGTAATGCAAAAGACGGTTATATCATCCGTGGAGGAAGGGAAATGGACATGACTTATGAGAATTTATGGGATATGTTCCAGGATATTCCCGCTTTGGAACTTCCTGCACCATACAGTGTACTGGATGAATACCGCCTCATCAATGACAATGACCCGAATTATTCTAAAGCAAGACTGATCCACAACCAGGGACAGATACAGGACTTCAGTAAATTCGGACTTGAGAAAAAAGATCAGCTGGCCATTGTAAAACTTCTGTTGAAGAAAAAAGAAGAACTTGATGATCTTACAATTGAAGACTATTTTGCAGAATCTTTTCTGAACAGTAACTTCTGGTTCTTCTGGCGTTCTATGTTTGCCTTTGAAAACTGGCACAGTTTACTGGAACTGAAGCTGTATATGCACAGATTCCTTCATGCTATTGACGGAATGAAAGACTTCTCATGTCTTGTTTTCCCAAAATACAACCAGTATGATACCTATGTAACCCCACTGAAAAACTTTCTGATAGAAAAAGGAGTACAGATTCAGTTCAATACTTTGGTAAAAGATCTTGACATTCATATTAACACGGAAGGAAAAACAGTAGAAGGAATCATCACTGAACAGAACGGAGAGGAAGTAAGAATACCAATCGGTAAAAATGACTACGTTATCGTGACTACCGGATCTATGACTGAAAGTACATTCTACGGAGACAACAATACCGTTCCTGAAGTTACCATAGACAACAGCAGTTCCGGACAAAGTGCCGGATGGAAACTGTGGAAAAATCTCGCAGCCAAATCTGAAGTATTTGGGAAACCTGAAAAGTTCTGCAGCCATATTGAAAAATCTTCATGGGAATCTGCAACATTAACTTGCCGCCCTTCCGCATTCACAGAGAAACTGAAAGAGCTGTGTGTGAATGATCCTTATTCAGGCAGAACTGCTACAGGAGGTATTATTACCATTACAGACTCCAATTGGGTAATGAGCTTTACCTGCAACAGACAGCCACACTTCCCTACTCAGCCGGATGATATTCTTGTAGTTTGGGTTTATGCCTTGTTAATGGATAAAGAAGGTAATTACATCAAAAAACCAATGCCTCAGTGTACCGGAAACGAGATACTGGCCGAGCTGTGCTACCACCTTGGAATGACAGATCAGCTGGATAATGTCATAGAAAACACCATTGTACGTACTGCATTCATGCCTTACATCACTTCCATGTTTATGCCAAGAGCGCAGGGAGACCGTCCGAGAGTAGTTCCTGAGGGGTGTACCAACTTAGGACTTGTAGGACAGTTTGTAGAGACCAATAATGATGTTGTATTCACGATGGAAAGTTCTGTCAGAACTGCAAGAATTGCTGTTTACAATCTACTTAACCTAAATAAACAGGTTCCGGATATCAATCCTTTACAGTATGATATCAGACATTTACTGAAAGCTACCCAGGCACTAAATGACTATAAACCTTTCCTAGGAGAAGGAATTTTAAGAAAAATATTAAAAGGAACTTATTTTGAACATATCCTGGTAAACCGTCCTGAAGAAAAAGAAGAACATGAATCTTTTCTGATGGAGCAGGTGGGCAGATTCCAGGAATGGGTCAAAGGCGTGAAGGGATAG
- a CDS encoding glycosyl transferase family 1 encodes MEQKKILIITYYWPPAGGPGVQRWLKFAKYLPDFGWKPIIYTPENPSYPLLDETLMKDIPENIEMVRTKIWEPYQLAEKLNKSNKKFKAGQFDVGKNQSWKSRLSIWVRGNFFIPDARVFWVKPSITFLEKYLKENKINTIVTSGPPHSLHLIGLGLKSTMPDLKWIADFRDPWTEISYYKHLKLTKSSDKKHRQLESAVFKNADITLATSYTDAENFRKAGANAICITNGFDESDSDKSVTRQMSSAFTLSYIGVLEQLRNPENLWNALDELVKENAEFATDFKLKFVGRIDDKILQSIENSSLKNHILNLGYLAHGKAVEEMQNSDLLLITNFPNESSKGIIPGKIFEYLASGKQILSFGPDRADVAKILEETQAGKHFNYQDTETVKKFILEKFNLWKEGNLLENTQHIEQFSRKNLTRQLTEIL; translated from the coding sequence ATGGAACAGAAGAAAATATTGATTATCACCTATTACTGGCCTCCTGCGGGAGGTCCTGGTGTTCAAAGATGGCTGAAGTTTGCAAAATATCTGCCGGATTTCGGATGGAAACCTATCATTTATACTCCGGAAAACCCAAGTTATCCATTGCTGGATGAAACGCTGATGAAAGATATTCCTGAAAACATTGAGATGGTGAGAACCAAAATCTGGGAACCTTATCAGCTGGCAGAAAAACTGAATAAAAGCAATAAAAAGTTTAAGGCAGGACAATTTGACGTAGGAAAAAATCAAAGCTGGAAATCCAGACTTTCGATCTGGGTAAGGGGAAATTTTTTCATTCCCGATGCCAGAGTTTTTTGGGTAAAACCTTCCATTACATTTTTGGAAAAATATCTGAAGGAAAATAAAATAAATACGATTGTAACTTCGGGTCCTCCACACTCACTTCATCTGATTGGTTTAGGACTTAAAAGTACAATGCCGGATCTGAAATGGATTGCCGATTTTCGCGATCCATGGACAGAAATTTCCTATTATAAACACCTGAAACTAACCAAAAGTTCAGATAAAAAACACCGTCAGCTTGAGAGTGCTGTATTTAAAAATGCAGACATCACTTTGGCTACAAGTTATACCGATGCGGAAAACTTCAGGAAAGCAGGAGCTAATGCCATTTGTATTACGAACGGATTTGATGAAAGTGATTCTGATAAAAGTGTAACAAGGCAAATGAGCAGTGCATTTACTTTAAGTTATATCGGCGTTTTAGAGCAGCTCAGAAATCCTGAGAATCTTTGGAATGCACTTGACGAACTTGTAAAGGAAAATGCTGAATTTGCAACTGATTTTAAATTGAAATTTGTAGGAAGAATAGATGATAAAATCCTGCAGTCTATCGAAAATTCAAGTCTGAAAAATCACATCCTGAACCTTGGATATCTTGCCCACGGAAAAGCTGTGGAGGAAATGCAGAATTCAGATTTGCTTCTAATTACCAATTTCCCGAACGAATCTTCAAAAGGAATTATTCCAGGAAAAATATTTGAATATCTGGCTTCAGGAAAACAGATTCTGTCATTCGGTCCCGATAGAGCTGATGTTGCAAAAATTCTGGAAGAAACCCAGGCAGGAAAGCATTTTAATTATCAGGATACAGAAACTGTCAAGAAATTTATTCTTGAAAAATTCAACCTTTGGAAAGAAGGAAATCTTCTTGAAAACACTCAGCATATAGAGCAGTTTTCAAGAAAAAATTTAACCCGTCAGTTGACTGAAATTTTATAA
- a CDS encoding DUF6263 family protein, translating to MKNIAALALISSIALVSCKKETAKITKVDPKTGKTVTVEVPADSVAKVAENPAIKDSAGVITQTFKLEKGKTYPLTTYQRDVKTMTDPQGKSITATSESTDEMNFVVNDIKGNVYEMTLNLVAKRNSQSAQGKTVVVDTKLALPKEDDLKMIWNVNKALTGNKLAMKMDTKGNVISITGFDAVYTKVSNAVGTLIKDANQKASVVASLKESFNEKVLKDQFHKNLMIIPKKGVKIGEKWSTSENADASGAVKVTSNYVMKSLGNGTAEIAVTGGIPKKTEKKAQGPITHSLSSELAQNGTIKFDESTGWITNQNINVKTTQIETISDGKQSQSMKSVSNSSVMVNPSAK from the coding sequence ATGAAGAACATTGCAGCGCTTGCGCTTATATCATCAATAGCTCTTGTATCTTGTAAAAAAGAAACAGCAAAAATAACAAAAGTAGATCCTAAAACCGGAAAAACAGTAACCGTAGAAGTTCCTGCAGATTCTGTAGCAAAAGTTGCAGAAAACCCGGCAATCAAGGATTCAGCAGGAGTTATTACACAGACTTTTAAGCTTGAAAAAGGAAAAACATATCCTCTTACCACTTATCAGAGAGATGTAAAAACAATGACGGATCCTCAGGGAAAATCTATCACAGCAACCAGCGAATCTACAGATGAGATGAATTTTGTAGTTAATGACATTAAAGGGAATGTATATGAAATGACCCTTAATCTTGTAGCGAAAAGAAATTCTCAGTCTGCACAGGGAAAAACTGTAGTAGTAGATACCAAACTTGCTCTTCCTAAAGAAGATGATCTTAAAATGATCTGGAACGTAAACAAGGCACTTACCGGAAACAAACTTGCCATGAAAATGGATACAAAAGGTAATGTAATCTCTATCACAGGATTTGATGCTGTGTACACAAAAGTTTCCAATGCAGTAGGAACTCTTATCAAAGATGCCAATCAAAAAGCAAGTGTTGTAGCAAGCCTTAAAGAATCATTCAACGAAAAGGTATTGAAAGATCAATTCCATAAAAACCTGATGATTATTCCTAAAAAAGGAGTAAAAATTGGTGAGAAATGGTCTACTTCAGAAAATGCAGATGCAAGCGGAGCAGTAAAAGTAACCTCTAATTATGTAATGAAAAGCTTAGGAAACGGAACAGCAGAAATTGCCGTTACCGGAGGTATTCCTAAGAAGACTGAAAAGAAAGCTCAGGGACCTATTACACACAGCCTGAGCAGTGAACTGGCTCAGAACGGAACCATTAAGTTTGATGAAAGCACAGGATGGATCACCAACCAGAATATCAATGTAAAAACGACACAGATAGAAACCATTTCAGATGGAAAACAGTCTCAGTCTATGAAAAGCGTTTCCAATTCTTCGGTAATGGTAAACCCATCTGCTAAATAA